The following are encoded together in the Hemicordylus capensis ecotype Gifberg chromosome 4, rHemCap1.1.pri, whole genome shotgun sequence genome:
- the YIPF1 gene encoding protein YIPF1, with amino-acid sequence MAAVNDLTFQEFDDAANLLAANPDAVTISIDEPNEPKKKHGQRQNSGREEDDELLGTDDSDKTELLAGQKKSAPFWTFEYYQTFFDVDTYQVLDRIKGSVFPVPGKNFVRLYIRSNPDLYGPFWICATLVFAIAISGNLSKFFIHLGERPYHYVPDFRKVSIAATAVYAYAWLVPLALWGFLMWRNNKVMNIVSYSFLEIVCVYGYSLFIYIPTVILWIIPQEALRWVLVVFALCLSGSVLVMTFWPAVRDDNQRIAIATIVTVVLLHALLAVGCLAYFFDAPELDVPPHNKTTKA; translated from the exons ATGGCAGCTGTGAATGACCTAACGTTCCAAG AATTTGATGATGCAGCCAACTTGTTGGCAGCAAATCCAGATGCTGTCACAATAAGCATTGATGAACCTAATGAGCCAAAGAAGAAGCATGGGCAGCGGCAAAATTCTGGGAGAGAGGAGGATGATGAACTGTTGGGAACAGATGACTCTGACAAAACTGAG TTGCTTGCTGGGCAGAAGAAAAGTGCCCCATTCTGGACATTTGAGTATTACCAAACATTTTTTGATGTGGATACATACCAG GTTCTGGACAGAATCAAGGGTTCAGTCTTTCCAGTACCAGGGAAAAACTTTGTAAGATTGTACATCCGTAGTAATCCTGATCTTTATG GTCCCTTTTGGATATGTGCCACATTAGTTTTTGCTATTGCTATCAGTGGCAATCTTTCAAAATTCTTCATTCATCTGGGTGAGCGTCCATACCATTATGTGCCTGATTTCCGAAAAG TGTCCATAGCTGCAACAGCCGTCTATGCTTATGCTTGgctggtccctctagctctgtGGGGATTCCTTATGTGGAGAAACAACAAAGTTATGAACATTGTCTCCTACTCCTTTCTTGAGATTGTGTGTGTTTATGGCTATTCGCTCTTCATTTATATTCCAACAGTG aTTTTGTGGATAATTCCACAAGAAGCTCTCCGATGGGTTTTGGTGGTATTTGCTCTGTGTCTTTCAGGATCTGTCTTAGTGATGACATTTTGGCCTGCTGTTAGAGATGACAACCAAAGGATTGCAATAGCTACAATTGTGACAGTTGTACTTCTCCATGCCTTGCTTGCTGTCGGTTGCTTG GCATATTTCTTTGATGCTCCTGAACTGGATGTACCtccacataataaaacaacaaaggCTTAG
- the DIO1 gene encoding type I iodothyronine deiodinase isoform X2: MLFNIYMKPLGEIIRRFGAGCYQYADDTQIYFSMSISSGEGIISLNNCLETVMGWMRDNKLRLNPDKTEGEKSSIGKNPNFIYENWGPTFFSFQYLLFVLKVKWKRLEDEAFQGGPAPNTPVVDFGEETHHILDFMQDNRPLVLTFGSCTUPSFMFKFGEFKKLVKDFISVADFLVIYIEEAHASDGWAFKNNIAIKRHRNLHDRMQAAQLLLKEEPLCPVVLDTMENLSSSKYAALPERLYVLQRGKVIYKGGVGPWNYCPEEVREVLEKLL, encoded by the exons atgttgtttaatatctacatgaaaccgttgggagagatcatcaggagatttggtgcagggtgctatcagtatgctgatgacacccaaatctatttctccatgtcaatatcatcaggagaaggcataatctccctaaataattgcttggagacagtaatgggctggatgagggataacaaactgagactgaatccagataagacggag GGTGAAAAGAGCAGCATTGGGAAGAACCCCAATTTCATCTATGAAAACTGGGGTCCGACTTTCTTCAGCTTCCAGTACTTACTCTTTGTCTTGAAAGTCAAATGGAAACGACTGGAAGATGAAGCATTTCAAGGTGGTCCTGCTCCCAACACACCAGTGGTAGACTTTGGAGAAGAAACTCATCACATCCTGGATTTCATGCAAG ACAACAGGCCTTTGGTCCTGACATTTGGAAGCTGTACCTGACCTTCATTTATGTTCAAATTTGGCGAGTTTAAGAAACTTGTCAAAGATTTCATATCTGTAGCAGATTTCCTTGTAATCTACATTGAAGAAGCCCATGCCTCAG ATGGATGGGCTTTTAAGAACAATATTGCTATAAAAAGACACCGAAATCTCCACGATCGTATgcaagctgcacagctcctgctgAAAGAGGAACCCTTGTGCCCTGTGGTTTTAGACACTATGGAAAACCTGAGCAGTTCCAAATATGCAGCTCTGCCAGAAAGACTTTACGTGCTCCAAAGAGGAAAGGTGATCTATAAG
- the DIO1 gene encoding type I iodothyronine deiodinase isoform X3, producing the protein MPCSSSASTFALLWYFTLCNPAASLSAKMFKIGTFLQKSWILFQLCLCTAFGKICMILFPTTVKRYILKQGEKSSIGKNPNFIYENWGPTFFSFQYLLFVLKVKWKRLEDEAFQGGPAPNTPVVDFGEETHHILDFMQDNRPLVLTFGSCTUPSFMFKFGEFKKLVKDFISVADFLVIYIEEAHASEQYCYKKTPKSPRSYASCTAPAERGTLVPCGFRHYGKPEQFQICSSARKTLRAPKRKGDL; encoded by the exons atgccttgttcctcctctgcctccacctTTGCTCTGCTCTGGTATTTTACCTTGTGCAATCCAGCAGCCTCTCTTTCTGCCAAGATGTTCAAAATCGGAACTTTTTTGCAGAAATCCTGGATTCTCTTCCAGCTATGTCTCTGTACTGCTTTTGGTAAAATTTGTATGATCTTATTCCCAACCACTGTAAAAAGATATATACTGAAACAGGGTGAAAAGAGCAGCATTGGGAAGAACCCCAATTTCATCTATGAAAACTGGGGTCCGACTTTCTTCAGCTTCCAGTACTTACTCTTTGTCTTGAAAGTCAAATGGAAACGACTGGAAGATGAAGCATTTCAAGGTGGTCCTGCTCCCAACACACCAGTGGTAGACTTTGGAGAAGAAACTCATCACATCCTGGATTTCATGCAAG ACAACAGGCCTTTGGTCCTGACATTTGGAAGCTGTACCTGACCTTCATTTATGTTCAAATTTGGCGAGTTTAAGAAACTTGTCAAAGATTTCATATCTGTAGCAGATTTCCTTGTAATCTACATTGAAGAAGCCCATGCCTCAG AACAATATTGCTATAAAAAGACACCGAAATCTCCACGATCGTATgcaagctgcacagctcctgctgAAAGAGGAACCCTTGTGCCCTGTGGTTTTAGACACTATGGAAAACCTGAGCAGTTCCAAATATGCAGCTCTGCCAGAAAGACTTTACGTGCTCCAAAGAGGAAAGGTGATCTATAA
- the DIO1 gene encoding type I iodothyronine deiodinase isoform X4, with amino-acid sequence MPCSSSASTFALLWYFTLCNPAASLSAKMFKIGTFLQKSWILFQLCLCTAFGKICMILFPTTVKRYILKQGEKSSIGKNPNFIYENWGPTFFSFQYLLFVLKVKWKRLEDEAFQGGPAPNTPVVDFGEETHHILDFMQDGWAFKNNIAIKRHRNLHDRMQAAQLLLKEEPLCPVVLDTMENLSSSKYAALPERLYVLQRGKVIYKGGVGPWNYCPEEVREVLEKLL; translated from the exons atgccttgttcctcctctgcctccacctTTGCTCTGCTCTGGTATTTTACCTTGTGCAATCCAGCAGCCTCTCTTTCTGCCAAGATGTTCAAAATCGGAACTTTTTTGCAGAAATCCTGGATTCTCTTCCAGCTATGTCTCTGTACTGCTTTTGGTAAAATTTGTATGATCTTATTCCCAACCACTGTAAAAAGATATATACTGAAACAGGGTGAAAAGAGCAGCATTGGGAAGAACCCCAATTTCATCTATGAAAACTGGGGTCCGACTTTCTTCAGCTTCCAGTACTTACTCTTTGTCTTGAAAGTCAAATGGAAACGACTGGAAGATGAAGCATTTCAAGGTGGTCCTGCTCCCAACACACCAGTGGTAGACTTTGGAGAAGAAACTCATCACATCCTGGATTTCATGCAAG ATGGATGGGCTTTTAAGAACAATATTGCTATAAAAAGACACCGAAATCTCCACGATCGTATgcaagctgcacagctcctgctgAAAGAGGAACCCTTGTGCCCTGTGGTTTTAGACACTATGGAAAACCTGAGCAGTTCCAAATATGCAGCTCTGCCAGAAAGACTTTACGTGCTCCAAAGAGGAAAGGTGATCTATAAG
- the DIO1 gene encoding type I iodothyronine deiodinase isoform X1 produces MPCSSSASTFALLWYFTLCNPAASLSAKMFKIGTFLQKSWILFQLCLCTAFGKICMILFPTTVKRYILKQGEKSSIGKNPNFIYENWGPTFFSFQYLLFVLKVKWKRLEDEAFQGGPAPNTPVVDFGEETHHILDFMQDNRPLVLTFGSCTUPSFMFKFGEFKKLVKDFISVADFLVIYIEEAHASDGWAFKNNIAIKRHRNLHDRMQAAQLLLKEEPLCPVVLDTMENLSSSKYAALPERLYVLQRGKVIYKGGVGPWNYCPEEVREVLEKLL; encoded by the exons atgccttgttcctcctctgcctccacctTTGCTCTGCTCTGGTATTTTACCTTGTGCAATCCAGCAGCCTCTCTTTCTGCCAAGATGTTCAAAATCGGAACTTTTTTGCAGAAATCCTGGATTCTCTTCCAGCTATGTCTCTGTACTGCTTTTGGTAAAATTTGTATGATCTTATTCCCAACCACTGTAAAAAGATATATACTGAAACAGGGTGAAAAGAGCAGCATTGGGAAGAACCCCAATTTCATCTATGAAAACTGGGGTCCGACTTTCTTCAGCTTCCAGTACTTACTCTTTGTCTTGAAAGTCAAATGGAAACGACTGGAAGATGAAGCATTTCAAGGTGGTCCTGCTCCCAACACACCAGTGGTAGACTTTGGAGAAGAAACTCATCACATCCTGGATTTCATGCAAG ACAACAGGCCTTTGGTCCTGACATTTGGAAGCTGTACCTGACCTTCATTTATGTTCAAATTTGGCGAGTTTAAGAAACTTGTCAAAGATTTCATATCTGTAGCAGATTTCCTTGTAATCTACATTGAAGAAGCCCATGCCTCAG ATGGATGGGCTTTTAAGAACAATATTGCTATAAAAAGACACCGAAATCTCCACGATCGTATgcaagctgcacagctcctgctgAAAGAGGAACCCTTGTGCCCTGTGGTTTTAGACACTATGGAAAACCTGAGCAGTTCCAAATATGCAGCTCTGCCAGAAAGACTTTACGTGCTCCAAAGAGGAAAGGTGATCTATAAG